GGTGGCCCTGCACTGCCAGGTTCCGGGCGAGGTGTCGGCAGCGCGTCTGAGCACCCGCGCACCCGGGGCATCCGATGCCACCCCTGATGTGGTTAGGGCCATGGCAGCCACGGAGCCGCCGTGGGACGAGGCCGTCCCCATCGACACCGGCGGCCCTTTGGAGGCCGCGGTCATCCAGGCGATGGCGGCCGTACGCCCGTACGGCTCCGGCCAGGCCCCGGTCTTCCGCCGCCCTTACATGGAGCCGGATTAAGGCGAATGGCGACGCCGCGTGCGGCGGCGCGCTCGCCGCGACGAAGGTCCTGGCGACAGCTTGATCTCGGGTTTCATCGGATGTCCAGTACCTCGGACACGGGGCGCCTGGGCGTCGCGGGACCTTGCGGTCCGTAGCCGATCCTGATCACCATCTGGACATGGGTCATCGCCGAGCCCGGATCGCGCACCGTCCAGCGGAGCGCGGGCCATTCGAGAGGCTGCGAAGTCATGGACGTGACCAGCCCGTCGGCGGTGGCTTGAAGGAGAATCCGCTGCAGGGCCTGTCCTGCTCGTAGCCAGTCCTCGGGCCCGTCACCCGAAGTACCCAGCAGCACGATGTGAGGGTTCTGCTCGAAGGTGGCCCACCCGCGCCCCGGAACGCGCCGGGAGCGACCGAAGTCGCGAACGACCCCACCGCGACCCGCGTGCTTCGGACCGAAGGCGTCCACGGGAATTCCGTCAGGACGGGTCTGGCCTTCTGGCGTGCCTGCACGTGTCCACGCCATCGTCTCCGCCGTCATCGCGGGATCCATCTCCTCGCGATGCTCTGAGTCGCGTACCAGGCCCAGTACGGTGTCGGTGTGCCAAGCGTCCGGTACGGCCAGGCGGCATCCTTCGAGAAGGGCGGCGGCTCGCAGACCGTCCAACAGTGCCGGAGGGATCTCGTCCTCCGCGAAAGGAAATCGGCTGGTGTGACGTCGCCGTACGGCTGGGTGGAGATTTCCAAGATCCCTGTCCGTGGGCCCGGATTCCCGGAGGTCGGCAGCGGCCAGCAGCCACGGATCGTCCGGGTCGGGCAGCAACCGTACGTCTGTGCCCCAGCCTGCCGCGGCTGCGGAGACGCGGAGGTTGAACAGGGCGGCGGCGCAGCCCAAGTGGAGGGCACGGTGGTCCGGGTCGGCATGGGGCATGGCACGGCCCGGGTCGCCGTACAGCTCGAT
Above is a genomic segment from Streptomyces sp. NBC_01233 containing:
- a CDS encoding Acg family FMN-binding oxidoreductase, with amino-acid sequence MTASLPNPAEIVPLIEDAVTAPSMHNAQPWKFLYRPPSGLIELYGDPGRAMPHADPDHRALHLGCAAALFNLRVSAAAAGWGTDVRLLPDPDDPWLLAAADLRESGPTDRDLGNLHPAVRRRHTSRFPFAEDEIPPALLDGLRAAALLEGCRLAVPDAWHTDTVLGLVRDSEHREEMDPAMTAETMAWTRAGTPEGQTRPDGIPVDAFGPKHAGRGGVVRDFGRSRRVPGRGWATFEQNPHIVLLGTSGDGPEDWLRAGQALQRILLQATADGLVTSMTSQPLEWPALRWTVRDPGSAMTHVQMVIRIGYGPQGPATPRRPVSEVLDIR